In one Molothrus aeneus isolate 106 chromosome 8, BPBGC_Maene_1.0, whole genome shotgun sequence genomic region, the following are encoded:
- the KIF20B gene encoding kinesin-like protein KIF20B: MDPVLDNGKFYRPSYIASIEPSPRAGPVSVEDIKTDLSSEFSLVSSGSDTSQRSSLDSKGHIQVCLRIRPFTSLEKENGSQDCVSLEDSTNIVLKPPQHYLSRLSEKTSGPTLQKFTFSQVFGPETTQEEFFEGTMKEPVQDFLDGYNRLVFTYGVTNAGKTYTFQGTEDDGGILPRTMDMLFKSIQGKLYTAMDLKPYRCRDYIKLTENQVREETAIKNSLLRLIKEVDHQIKTRDKAPMDSKDLEDISQDLEQSIATARNYIKFSVWVSFFEIYNECFYDLLIPMSNDKKRKTLRLAQDIKGCSFVKDLQWVQISDSKEAFKLLKLGLKHQSIASTKLNNSSSRSHSIFTVKLLKIEDSGIPRVTRVNELSLCDLAGSERYTKTRNEGDRLKESGNINTSLLTLGKCINALKNCQQSKLQQHIPFRESKLTHFLQGFFSGKGKVYMIVNISKCASAYEETLNVLKFSAIAQKVLVMDTSVLPQDQSFGQKLAGESSLLNVTRMPIPRKRATILWDRTLEDVFEDDDDEMEEQLSVSREEAVQESEGNEVVIAKEKYMMLVNLVEELRNRLITEKKNKLLLEIKIREEVVQEFTDYFAQREINFNKCLSNEREQLEENAEKRLEIFKELVNSCAKNADEKCELQDWPCSEQAGPLNEENSTGTDACIDFGGVIDSLQNDITDIKNQAEAAHQYIVSLEDPQETIGCLEKQLAKITAELVEAKEELEKKTKGFETQRIKLDESAEQLKEATEKMNMQNERIQELIDIVKQKDEMIMKLQGQIARSEETIKDYENTLTTSKRKLAEKNSNQVIESSQFKDCEETVLEVGRKRCLENKPTAEEEPPTKKGDKRESWENYCLDQKRTSNSETYMEILALKQRTETLEGQIAVLEEQCQREKTEKEELNQQIANLHLKLSASEEKASGLSGELQQCQAEYQEALSELDKQKTINKQQEVKIIQLNNEVTDAKQNIINKVSQIKTMQSQVDELYKCHSESYAVDIELVNVKDSLDPPKDEPETAQTSPLSMQFQTASSADVRQESTFHHSIESIWEECKIMIKASSQKSHQIQQLRQQVEDLEKRLHDSDNYNNQLKIKLNEITNQEHQSVKEKDLNQLQEQIQKKTQDFEKQAAENQRVIAQFQERVASYEGEIRDLKCLLEASRTKDDRMKELEEELKEKESTILNLESNTVALQEKCASVDKKLKELSDREANLKDEAVQLMNSLETMKRVLQEKEKNECEQIQSMELLRKDLSESSALVQSLKKDLQRKEEEYTDLKEKFSDAKKQIQQVQKEVCTMQIQEKSLRKQVDELEKIKKQFSDELEFKQRTILQLKKDQLDKIKLEEISKQYEKTHKDLCAKEKIIEDMRMTLEEQEQTQTEQDKVLEAKLEETNRLVLELEAWKQKYRELNNQCNSDWQQKMSKNEEKTINEDEELIKLQKELEENEAKYQTDRKKWLEEKMGLINQVREAENHRNREMRKFVEDREHHVKQQAEIERLAAQLIEKDNNLQKWREERDELVEALEVQLKTLASSTIEKDKEIERLKQAAVMASEKDKETDIEDLKKQLAEKDDFIKEMKQQINHENPQSLAEVPLPEEGQDKIDQSVNKEDHSEIVLDSTEVSTEDGKTSRFPEPEMEIQFTPLQPHKMEVKHQGSTSPVTVKVLKPRRKRKSVEMNEDFVKSENKRNAKPPMADSPSSSNKKMMSTAQSLRKEYSLRRQESTLNKKSSKKKDGTLQKIGDFFQSSPTIIHSKAKKLIETISSPKSAEQENVKENELKPKRAKRKLYTTDISCPLDIPSTSILVEQKEKESDHLIIKRRLRSRIAK, encoded by the exons ATGGACCCGGTTTTGGATAATGGGAAGTTCTACAGACCATCCTATATTGCCAGCATTGAGCCATCTCCAAGAGCAGGACCAGTAAGTGTGGAAGATATTAAAACAGATCTCTCCTCTgaattttctttggtttcttcAGGCTCAGACACAAGCCAG AGGAGCAGTTTGGATTCTAAGGGACACATACAAGTTTGCCTTCGTATCAGGCCATTTACAtcattggaaaaagaaaatggatcACAG GACTGTGTTTCACTTGAAGACTCAACAAATATTGTACTGAAGCCTCCCCAACACTATTTGAGTCGACTGAGTGAAAAAACTTCAGGACCAACGTTACAGAAGTTCACTTTTTCACAA GTGTTTGGACCTGAAACAACCCAAGAAGAATTCTTTGAAGGTACCATGAAGGAACCAGTGCAAGATTTCCTAGATGGATATAATCGTCTAGTTTTTACATATGGTGTAACAAATGCTGGGAAAACTTACACTTTCCAAG GGACAGAAGATGATGGTGGTATTCTGCCAAGGACTATGGATATGTTGTTTAAAAGCATTCAAGGAAAGCTGTACACAGCAATGGATCTCAAACCCTATCGGTGTAGAGATTATATAAAGCTGACTGAAAACCAAGTGAGAGAAGAAACTgctattaaaaattcattactTCGTCTAATAAAAGAG gtAGACCACCAGATTAAGACTAGGGACAAAGCACCTATGGATTCTAAGG ATTTGGAAGATATCTCACAAGACTTGGAACAATCTATCGCAACTGCAAGAAACTACATCAAGTTTTCTGTCTGGGTGTCATTTTTTGAGATTTACAATGAATGTTTTTATGATCTACTGATTCCTATGTCAAatgacaagaaaagaaaaacgcTACGCCTTGCTCAAGACATCAAGGGATGTTCTTTTGTAAAAG ATCTCCAGTGGGTTCAGATTTCTGACTCTAAAGAAGCTTTTAAACTTCTAAAACTGGGGTTGAAACACCAGAGTATTGCAAGCACGAAACTAAATAATTCCTCCAGCAGAAG TCACAGCATATTCACAGTTAAACTACTGAAAATTGAAGATTCAGGAATACCAAGGGTGACCCGAGTCAATGA ATTGTCATTGTGTGATCTTGCTGGTTCTGAAAGATATACCAAGACCCGCAATGAGGGTGACAGATTGAAGGAGAGTGGAAATATAAATACCTCTCTCCTGACTCTGGGCAAGTGTATTAATGCACTCAAGAACTGTCAGCAGTCAAA GTTGCAGCAGCACATACCCTTTCGGGAAAGTAAGTTAACTCATTTCCTTCAAGGATTTTTCAGTGGAAAGGGGAAGGTGTACATGATAGTAAACATCAGCAAATGTGCATCAGCATACGAGGAAACACTCAATGTGCTGAAGTTTTCAGCCATAGCACAAAAA GTTTTAGTTATGGACACATCTGTTCTTCCCCAAGATCAGTCATTTGGCCAGAAATTGGCAGGAGAATCATCACTGCTTAATGTCACTAGAATGCCAATCCCAAGGAAAAGAGCTACAATCCTATGGGACAGAACCTTGGAAGATGTGtttgaagatgatgatgatgagatGGAGGAACAGCTCAGTGTGTCAAGAGAAGAAGCAGTGCAGGAAAGTGAAGGAAATGAAGTTGTTATTGCGAAAGAAAAATACATG ATGCTGGTGAATCTGGTAGAAGAGCTGAGGAACAGACTtattactgaaaagaaaaataagttactgctggaaataaaaattcGTGAAGAAGTAGTACAAGAATTTACAGATTATTTTGCTCAACGGGAAATAAATTTCAA TAAGTGCCTTTCTAATGAACGAGAGCAGCttgaagaaaatgctgaaaaacgCCTGGAAATCTTCAAGGAACTTGTAAATAGTTGTGCTAAAAATGCAgatgaaaaatgtgaattacAAGATTGGCCTTGCAGTGAGCAAGCTGGACCTCTG AATGAAGAaaacagcacaggcacagatgCCTGCATTGATTTTGGGGGTGTTATTGATTCTCTGCAAAATGATATCACAGATATCAAAAATCAGGCAGAAGCAGCACACCAGTACATTGTGTCCTTAGAAGACCCACAGGAAACAATTGGTTGTCTTGAGAAACAGCTGGCAAAAATAACTGCTGAACTAGTTGAGGCCAaggaagagctggaaaagaaaaccaaag GTTTTGAAACACAGAGGATTAAGTTGGATGAGTCTGCTGAGCAACTTAAAGAAGCAACTGAG aaaatgaaTATGCAAAATGAAAGAATTCAAGAACTGATTGACATTGTGAAGCAAAAAGATGAAATGATTATGAAACTACAAGGTCAGATAGCCCGTTCAGAAGAAACCATAAAAGACTAT GAGAACACTTTGACTACCAGTAAGAGAAAATTAGCAGAAAAGAACTCTAACCAAGTGATTGAAAGCAGCCAGTTCAAGGATTGTGAGGAAACTGTATTGGAAGTGGGAAGAAAGCGTTGCTTGGAAAATAAGCCTACTGCAGAAGAAGAACCACCTACAAAGAAAG gaGATAAGAGAGAGAGTTGGGAAAACTACTGTCTTGATCAAAAGAGAACTAGTAATTCTGAGACCTACATGGAAATATTGGCACTAAAGCAAAGAACTGAAACCTTGGAAGGTCAGATAGCTGTGCTTGAAGAACAGtgccaaagagaaaaaactgaGAAAGAAGAGTTAAATCAGCAGATAGCAAACTTGCATCTGAAACTCTCTGCTTCTGAAGAAAAGGCTTCTGGCTTAAGTGGAGAACTTCAACAATGTCAAGCTGAATATCAGGAGGCTCTTTCTGAATTGGACAAACAGAAAACTATAAATAAGCAACAAGAAGTAAAGATTATTCAACTAAATAACGAAGTAACAGATGCTAAACAAAATATAATTAACAAAGTGTCACAAATTAAAACAATGCAGTCCCAGGTAGATGAATTGTATAAATGTCACTCAGAATCTTATGCTGTGGATATTGAGTTGGTTAATGTAAAGGATTCCTTAGACCCTCCAAAAGATGAACCAGAGACAGCTCAAACGAGTCCTCTGTCCATGCAGTTCCAAACTGCTTCTTCAGCAGATGTGAGACAGGAGAGCACCTTTCACCACAGCATTGAAAGCATTTGGGAAGAATGCAAAATTATGATTAAGGCTTCCTCACAAAAAAGTCATCAGATCCAACAACTACGTCAGCAAGTTGAAGACTTAGAGAAGAGACTTCATGATAGTGACAATTACAATAatcaactaaaaataaaattaaatgaaattacaaaTCAAGAGCATCAGtctgtaaaggaaaaagatCTGAATCAGTTACAAGAGCAAATCCAGAAGAAAACCCAGGATTTTGAAAAACAGGCTGCAGAAAATCAGAGAGTAATTGCACAGTTTCAGGAGAGAGTTGCCAGCTATGAGGGAGAAATAAGAGATCTTAAATGCCTGTTGGAGGCTTCTAGGACTAAAGATGACAGGATGAAAGAGTTAGAAGAagaactaaaagaaaaagaatcgACTATTTTAAATCTAGAAAGTAATACAGTAGCTCTGCAAGAGAAATGTGCCAGTGTAGACAAAAAACTGAAAGAACTTAGTGATCGAGAAGCAAATTTGAAGGATGAAGCTGTGCAGTTGATGAACAGTTTGGAGACCATGAAACGCGTTcttcaggaaaaggagaaaaatgagtgTGAGCAAATACAGTCTATGGAACT GCTACGTAAAGATCTGTCTGAAAGCTCTGCCCTTGTACAAAGTTTGAAAAAAGATTTgcagaggaaagaggaagaatacACAGATTTGAAAGAGAAGTTTTCTGATGCCAAGAAACAAATTCAGCAAGTACAAAAAGAG GTGTGTACAATGCAAATTCAGGAGAAATCCCTGAGGAAACAAGTTGATGAActtgagaaaattaaaaagcagtttaGTGATGAATTAGAGTTCAAACAGCGCACAATCTTGCAActtaaaaag GACCAGTTGGATAAAATAAAGCTGGAAGAAATCTCCAAACAGTATGAGAAAACACATAAAG atCTGTGtgcaaaggagaaaataattgaAGATATGCGGATGACATTAGAAGAACAAGAACAGACTCAGACTGAACAAGATAAAGTGCTTGAAGCCAAATTAGAAGAGACCAACAGATTGGTTTTGG AACTGGAAGCATGGAAGCAGAAATATAGAGAGCTGAATAACCAGTGCAATAGTGACTGGCAGCAAAAGATGAGcaaaaatgaggagaaaacCATAAATGAAGATGAGGAATTAATAAAGCTGCAAAAAGAACTGGAG GAAAATGAGGCAAAGTATCAAACTGATAGGAAAAAGTGGcttgaggaaaaaatgggaCTCATAAATCAAGTAAGAGAAGCTGAGAACCATCGCAACAGGGAAATGAGAAAGTTTGTGGAGGATAGAGAACATCATGTGAAGCAACAAGCAGAAATT GAAAGACTTGCTGCACAGCTCATAGAGAAGGACAACAATCTTCAAAAGTGGCGTGAGGAAAGAGATGAGCTAGTAGAGGCTTTGGAAGTACAGCTCAAGACTTTGGCTTCTAGTACCAtagaaaaagataaagaaatagaaaggctGAAACAGGCTGCAGTAATGGCTTCAGAAAAG GATAAGGAAACTGACATAGAAGATCTAAAAAAACAGCTGGCAGAGAAAGATGACTTTATAAAGGAAATGAAACAGCAGATTAACCATGAAAATCCTCAGTCCTTGGCAGAAGTACCTTTACCCGAAGAAGGACAAGATAAAATCGATCAGTCTGTAAACAAAGAG GACCATTCTGAAATTGTCCTTGATTCTACTGAAGTGTCCACAGAGGATGGAAAAACGAGTCGGTTCCCAGAGCCAGAGATGGAAATCCAGTTCACACCTCTGCAACCCCATAAGATGGAGGTGAAGCACCAGGGCAGCACCTCACCAGTTACAGTTAAAGTGCTCAAgccaagaaggaaaagaaaaagtgtaGAGATGAATGAG gattttgtGAAGAGTGAGAacaagagaaatgcaaaacCTCCTATGGCTGACTCACCTTCTTCAAGCAACAAAAAAATG ATGTCTACTGCACAATCTCTTAGAAAAGAATACTCCTTAAGAAGGCAAGAATCTACTCTAAATAAAAAGTCATCTAAGAAGAAAGATGGGACACTACAGAAAATTGGTGATTTTTTCCAAAGTTCTCCTACTATTATTCATTCTAAAG CAAAGAAGCTTATTGAGACAATAAGCTCTCCCAAGTCTGCAGAACAAGAAAATGTCAAAGAAAATGAGCTCAAGCCAAAACGAGCTAAGAGAAAGCTGTATACAACTGACATTTCTTGCCCTCTGGATATCCCTAGTACTTCA ATCCTTGTAGaacaaaaagagaaggaaagtgatCATCTAATCATCAAGCGACGGCTGCGATCAAGAATAGCAAAATAA